A region of the Desulfurobacterium atlanticum genome:
TTTTAGTCCAAGATTTGTGATTTTTCTTCCCCTTGAAGTTCTTATTATAAATCCCATTTTAACAAGGAAGGGTTCATGAACGTTTTCTATTGTATCTTTATCTTCGTTTAGTGCTAAAGAAAGGGCGTTTAAACCTACAGGTCCCCCTTTAAAAACTTCATAAATAACCTGTAAAATTTTTCTGTCCATTGAATCAAGGCCGTTTTCATCTATACCAAGCTCTTTTAAAATGTGAAGGGATTTTTCACGGTCAACCACTTCCCAGTTGTGAACAACAGCAAAGTCTCTTACTCTTTTTAGAAGTTGATTCAAGATTCTCGGCGTTCCGCGGGAACATTTTGCAATTTCAAAAAGGGCTTCTTCGGTGAGTTTTATGTTTAATTTTATTGTATTTTTTCTGGCAATTTCTATAAGTTCTTCTACACTGTAAAGCTCAAGGCGACAGATTATCCCAAATCTTGACCTGAAAGGAGAGGAAAGGAGATTCAACCGGGTTGTTGCACCTATTAGTGTGAATTTTGGAAGATTTATACTGAAGTTTCGTGCCCTTAATCCTCCCCCTGAAACAATATCTATCCTGAAGTCTTCCATTGCAGAGTAGATGGTCTCTTCTATCTGTTTTGATAGTCTGTGAATTTCATCAACAAAGAGTATATCTCCTTCCTGTAAAGAGTTTATTAAGGCTACAAGGTCTCCCTTTTTTTCTATCATTGGCGCTGAAACAATTTTAATGTTTTTTTCCATTTCATTTGCGATAATTGTTGCAAGTGTTGTTTTTCCTGTTCCAGGAGGTCCATAGAAAAGTATATGGTCAAGAGTTGCCTGCCTTTTTTTAGCTGAACTAAGGGCAATTTCAAGAATTTTCTTTACCTTTTCCTGTCCTGTAAAATCTTTGAGATATAAAGGTCTTAATGCTGACCTATTTTCCAAATTTTCC
Encoded here:
- the ruvB gene encoding Holliday junction branch migration DNA helicase RuvB, whose protein sequence is MENRSALRPLYLKDFTGQEKVKKILEIALSSAKKRQATLDHILFYGPPGTGKTTLATIIANEMEKNIKIVSAPMIEKKGDLVALINSLQEGDILFVDEIHRLSKQIEETIYSAMEDFRIDIVSGGGLRARNFSINLPKFTLIGATTRLNLLSSPFRSRFGIICRLELYSVEELIEIARKNTIKLNIKLTEEALFEIAKCSRGTPRILNQLLKRVRDFAVVHNWEVVDREKSLHILKELGIDENGLDSMDRKILQVIYEVFKGGPVGLNALSLALNEDKDTIENVHEPFLVKMGFIIRTSRGRKITNLGLKAIGKSLNSELF